From Halapricum desulfuricans, a single genomic window includes:
- a CDS encoding NYN domain-containing protein yields the protein MGLLGRLFGSSAGESRVALLVDGPNVFRDEFDVDLDELRALASERGRLVTARLYLDEHATPGLIQAAEARGFEVVTTSGDVDVRLAVDATAVAAHDQADTLAIASRDTDFKPALERAAREGLRTVAIAPGEYGRSDALRNAANEAITLGDEA from the coding sequence ATGGGACTGCTCGGCCGGTTGTTCGGCTCGTCCGCCGGCGAGTCACGAGTCGCGCTGTTGGTCGACGGACCGAACGTGTTTCGCGACGAGTTCGACGTGGATCTGGACGAACTCCGGGCACTCGCGAGCGAACGGGGGCGGCTCGTGACGGCACGGCTGTATCTCGACGAACACGCGACGCCGGGACTGATCCAGGCGGCCGAGGCTCGCGGGTTTGAGGTCGTCACGACTAGCGGCGACGTGGACGTCCGACTCGCCGTCGACGCGACGGCGGTTGCCGCCCACGACCAGGCGGACACGCTGGCGATCGCGTCCCGGGACACCGACTTCAAGCCGGCCCTGGAACGCGCTGCGCGCGAAGGTCTGCGAACGGTCGCGATCGCGCCCGGCGAATACGGCCGATCGGACGCGCTCCGGAACGCCGCTAACGAGGCTATAACACTCGGTGACGAAGCGTGA
- a CDS encoding histidine kinase N-terminal 7TM domain-containing protein yields the protein MRGMSLYSRWRISPPRELYLSGPDCCTTVTALSNLVYIFAFAFTSLACFAGLLRARRISDRDTRVGMMGLLAGSGAWAGAHTAVLLLPGFQLKNGAYLVGLVFGFSTVWAWLYFTSAYTGRSYHRESTFRRAGLATYLIVVAIKLTNPFHHGYYEAELVNDGFTHLVIQQGIVHWTVTGLSYALASIGLFMLFEQFAESEHDTRIVAALASLTAVPVVLDIAAYSIPELVNIIHAPFGVAAFAIGTLFLYQERFLAVHFSADVDDAVVFLDDDDRIRDFNDAAARIVPGLNGRRGDPIDRVQPLADALGAERTVLDFRLGNETRHFLVTKSDFSLGQTGYGRMLVLTDVSRIERQRRELKRHNEQLEDLAVGIRHELRNTLQIVSGNVEAAQQYVHSDPDTAASALSTASSTTDQMRDIIGDLSMLAEYSQTVEEIEPVAFRETVEAAWDRADTDGLQLAIEGDGAIEADESRFEELLYRAFVFAGAVDGSSVTVTLDGGELVFETDGDRPATTSAETFFEFEESVPTAEAGMALPSFRTLARAHGWTPTFDAKYESGIRIVVEGVVAHSAEAVAS from the coding sequence ATGCGGGGGATGTCACTCTACTCTCGATGGAGGATATCTCCCCCTAGGGAATTATATTTATCCGGCCCCGATTGCTGTACGACTGTGACGGCTCTCTCAAATCTCGTGTATATTTTCGCGTTCGCGTTCACGTCGCTGGCCTGTTTCGCAGGTCTCCTCCGCGCCAGGCGGATCTCGGACCGGGATACTCGAGTCGGAATGATGGGGCTGCTCGCTGGCAGCGGCGCGTGGGCCGGTGCACACACCGCAGTGCTCCTGCTCCCGGGATTCCAGCTGAAGAACGGTGCGTACCTGGTCGGGCTCGTTTTCGGATTCTCGACGGTCTGGGCGTGGCTGTACTTCACCTCGGCGTACACCGGCCGCTCGTATCACCGCGAGTCGACGTTCCGTCGGGCAGGGCTGGCGACGTATCTGATCGTCGTCGCGATCAAACTGACGAACCCGTTTCATCACGGCTACTACGAGGCGGAACTCGTCAACGATGGGTTCACGCACCTGGTGATCCAGCAGGGAATCGTCCACTGGACAGTGACCGGGCTGTCCTACGCGCTGGCGTCGATCGGGCTGTTCATGCTGTTCGAGCAGTTCGCCGAGTCCGAACACGACACGCGGATCGTCGCCGCGCTCGCGTCGCTGACGGCGGTACCGGTCGTGCTCGACATCGCGGCGTATTCGATCCCGGAACTGGTCAATATCATCCACGCACCCTTCGGCGTCGCCGCGTTCGCGATCGGGACGCTCTTTCTCTATCAGGAGCGGTTCCTGGCGGTTCACTTCTCGGCCGACGTCGACGACGCGGTCGTCTTTCTCGACGACGACGATCGGATCCGGGATTTCAACGACGCCGCCGCACGGATCGTCCCCGGACTGAACGGCCGACGCGGTGACCCGATCGACCGGGTGCAGCCGCTCGCCGACGCGCTCGGGGCCGAACGGACCGTCCTCGACTTCCGGCTCGGCAACGAGACCCGCCACTTCCTGGTCACGAAAAGTGACTTCTCGCTCGGACAGACGGGCTACGGGCGGATGCTCGTGTTGACCGATGTCAGCCGAATCGAACGCCAGCGCCGCGAACTGAAGCGCCACAACGAACAACTGGAGGATCTGGCTGTCGGGATTCGCCACGAACTGCGCAACACACTCCAGATCGTCTCCGGAAACGTCGAGGCCGCCCAGCAGTACGTCCACAGTGATCCCGACACAGCTGCGAGTGCGCTCTCGACGGCGTCGTCGACGACCGACCAGATGCGCGATATCATCGGTGATCTCTCGATGCTGGCCGAATACAGCCAGACCGTCGAGGAGATCGAGCCGGTCGCGTTCCGCGAGACGGTTGAGGCGGCCTGGGATCGAGCCGATACGGACGGACTGCAGTTGGCGATCGAAGGCGACGGGGCCATCGAGGCCGACGAGAGTCGTTTCGAGGAGTTGCTCTACCGGGCGTTCGTGTTCGCCGGCGCCGTCGACGGGTCGTCGGTGACGGTCACGCTCGACGGCGGCGAGCTGGTCTTCGAGACCGACGGGGACCGCCCGGCCACGACCAGCGCGGAGACGTTCTTCGAGTTCGAGGAGTCGGTTCCGACCGCCGAGGCCGGCATGGCGTTGCCGAGCTTCCGCACGCTCGCCCGCGCCCACGGGTGGACGCCGACGTTCGACGCGAAGTACGAGTCGGGGATCCGGATCGTCGTCGAAGGCGTCGTCGCCCACTCGGCCGAGGCTGTCGCGTCGTGA
- a CDS encoding HVO_2922 family protein, with amino-acid sequence MGTNTENGVLYRFYRNRVGEPDTDDEVRGYWVFLIGILLGALGLVLFFLSESASGADGFTLREGSIMLLAVGLSMLLAGPVIRLPLQSWATSMAYLGQVISFVAVAWFTAAFPADWSTLTGNQPVIFLYAAGMGLIALAGIVGSIVGGATREALEASEQHSSELAAELEAAREERETVQSELTADLEELESLVESLHTSQAQFELYEDRASEWRWRLRHRNGNIIASSGEGYTRKHNAKKGLASVRRNALGATLLEIVPEPQEASEDALEDAPLIPDVAEESQATFEVYEDNAGQWRWRLRHDNGNIIADSGEGYSSKQKARQGITSVKDNAGPASYLQFDPASFEIYRDNAGEWRFRLLHRNGNILAAASEGYSRRRDAKRAVESFRDDVSEDRFEVYEDNRGEFRWRWQAANGEIVATSGEGYTSKSDANEAVERITWTAPDADALDVGLAAFEVFEDSSEEWRWRLRHRNGNVIADSGEGYAERNKVHNAIESVKRNAPGADIE; translated from the coding sequence ATGGGAACGAATACCGAGAACGGAGTGCTGTACAGGTTTTACCGCAACCGGGTCGGCGAACCGGACACGGACGACGAGGTTCGGGGCTACTGGGTGTTTCTGATCGGCATCCTGTTGGGTGCCCTCGGACTCGTCCTGTTTTTCCTCAGCGAGTCCGCGTCCGGGGCTGACGGGTTCACGCTCCGGGAAGGGAGTATCATGCTACTCGCGGTGGGTTTATCGATGTTGCTCGCGGGCCCGGTCATTCGGTTGCCCTTGCAGTCGTGGGCCACGTCGATGGCCTATCTCGGACAGGTAATCAGCTTCGTTGCGGTCGCCTGGTTCACAGCCGCCTTCCCTGCAGACTGGTCGACGCTCACCGGCAATCAGCCAGTAATATTCCTGTACGCCGCAGGTATGGGACTTATCGCGTTGGCCGGGATTGTCGGATCGATCGTCGGGGGCGCGACGCGCGAGGCGCTTGAGGCGAGCGAACAGCACAGCTCGGAGCTTGCGGCTGAACTGGAGGCCGCTAGGGAGGAGCGGGAAACCGTTCAGTCGGAGCTGACTGCCGACCTCGAAGAACTCGAGTCGCTGGTCGAGTCACTGCACACCAGTCAGGCACAGTTCGAACTCTACGAGGACAGAGCGTCGGAGTGGCGCTGGCGACTGCGCCACCGCAACGGCAACATCATCGCCTCCAGTGGCGAGGGCTACACGCGAAAGCACAACGCGAAGAAGGGACTGGCAAGTGTCAGGCGCAACGCCCTCGGGGCGACGCTACTCGAGATCGTCCCGGAGCCACAGGAAGCGTCCGAAGACGCGCTCGAGGACGCCCCTCTCATTCCCGATGTGGCCGAGGAGAGCCAGGCGACGTTCGAGGTGTACGAAGACAACGCCGGACAGTGGCGCTGGCGGCTACGCCACGACAACGGCAACATCATCGCCGACAGCGGCGAGGGCTATTCGAGCAAGCAGAAGGCCCGACAGGGGATCACCAGCGTCAAAGACAACGCCGGCCCGGCGAGTTACCTGCAGTTCGATCCCGCGTCTTTCGAGATCTACCGCGATAACGCCGGCGAGTGGCGCTTCCGGTTGCTCCACCGCAACGGAAACATCCTCGCGGCGGCCAGCGAGGGGTACTCCCGGCGACGTGACGCCAAACGGGCGGTCGAGTCGTTCAGGGACGACGTCTCCGAGGACCGTTTCGAGGTCTACGAGGACAACCGCGGGGAGTTCCGCTGGCGATGGCAGGCCGCAAACGGTGAAATCGTCGCCACGAGCGGCGAGGGGTACACCTCGAAATCCGATGCCAACGAGGCGGTCGAGCGGATCACGTGGACCGCACCTGATGCCGACGCGCTGGACGTCGGTCTCGCGGCGTTCGAGGTCTTCGAGGACAGCTCCGAGGAGTGGCGCTGGCGGCTGCGCCACCGCAACGGCAACGTCATCGCCGACAGCGGCGAGGGCTACGCCGAGCGAAACAAGGTCCACAACGCCATCGAGAGCGTCAAGCGAAACGCCCCCGGTGCCGACATCGAATAG
- a CDS encoding tyrosine-type recombinase/integrase: MSIETGGSSDERPYPEKIRGVSVVPEPSRERLGERELIDYGQHRTDLLRWAFDLGKNPDRADGYAQQTVYGRAYRLDQFYRWVWDEYDGYTTNITHSHADDYTRYLVRRDGGDEDKSNHQKAIKMLFRWKAWNGTGETWNPDVTINSNSGTTNPADFFTVDERSQIRETVLSFDSVPNYSSCSPKQRDRIKQHLAQRFEKPKRDVTPEDFERANSWKLPSLFWTALDTGLRPIEVKRANVSWVDTDNNVLRIPKDESSKNRDNWIVSLTDRTAEALRRWLHEREAYPKYEDSTALWLNRQGNRYEGYSLNRRLRQICDEAGIDTENRDVSFYSIRHSVGTYMAREEGLAAAQAQLRHKSEQTTMRYDQAPVEDRRDALNRMG, from the coding sequence ATGAGCATCGAGACAGGCGGTTCCAGTGATGAACGCCCGTATCCAGAGAAAATTAGAGGCGTATCAGTCGTTCCAGAGCCGTCGCGCGAGCGACTTGGCGAGCGAGAGTTGATTGACTACGGCCAGCACCGTACTGATCTACTCCGCTGGGCATTCGACTTGGGAAAGAACCCTGACCGTGCAGACGGCTACGCACAGCAAACTGTGTATGGCCGTGCCTACCGTCTTGATCAATTCTACAGATGGGTGTGGGACGAATACGATGGATACACGACGAACATCACGCATAGTCATGCAGACGACTACACACGGTATCTTGTCCGTCGAGACGGGGGTGATGAAGACAAGTCAAATCACCAGAAAGCGATTAAGATGCTGTTCAGGTGGAAAGCATGGAACGGAACGGGAGAGACGTGGAACCCCGATGTGACGATCAACAGTAATAGCGGGACTACGAACCCCGCAGACTTCTTCACAGTCGATGAACGGTCACAGATTCGTGAGACGGTCCTATCATTCGATTCTGTCCCGAACTATAGCAGCTGTAGCCCCAAGCAACGTGATCGAATCAAGCAACACCTTGCACAACGCTTCGAGAAACCCAAGCGTGACGTGACGCCAGAGGACTTTGAACGGGCGAATTCGTGGAAACTCCCGTCACTGTTCTGGACTGCTCTGGATACGGGCCTACGTCCGATTGAAGTGAAGCGGGCAAACGTTAGTTGGGTAGATACCGACAATAACGTACTTCGCATTCCTAAAGACGAATCCTCGAAGAACAGAGACAACTGGATTGTCTCACTCACAGATCGGACTGCCGAGGCACTACGTCGCTGGTTGCACGAACGTGAGGCTTATCCGAAGTACGAAGACAGTACAGCACTCTGGTTGAATCGGCAGGGGAATCGCTACGAAGGCTACTCCCTGAATAGACGACTACGGCAAATCTGTGACGAAGCGGGCATAGACACAGAGAACCGTGACGTATCGTTCTACTCGATTCGCCACTCTGTCGGCACGTATATGGCCCGCGAAGAGGGGCTTGCGGCAGCACAGGCACAACTACGTCACAAGTCAGAACAGACGACTATGCGCTACGATCAAGCCCCCGTTGAAGATCGACGTGACGCCCTGAATCGTATGGGGTGA
- a CDS encoding protein-L-isoaspartate O-methyltransferase family protein — protein sequence MDPAVLREDMVDSLHHESKGCLEDEQVSLAMRAVEREPFVEDAPYADRTSERHGTRVLAPSTAARLLDALAPRPDERALVVGAGVGYTAAVIAEIVGATDTHAIDINRQLVYEARSNLSTAGYDEVLVDCRDGADGLAAYAPYDCILLEAGAVEPPRALLEQLAPDGRLVMPLGAGTQTLSVVSKDGEIERHGTVAFQPMLVDGESTHEIERNRTRREDQEFARKHAESRPGWEQDWIDWEDTRR from the coding sequence ATGGACCCCGCGGTACTGCGCGAGGACATGGTCGACAGCCTCCACCACGAGAGCAAGGGCTGTCTCGAAGACGAGCAGGTGTCCCTGGCGATGCGAGCAGTCGAACGCGAGCCGTTCGTCGAGGACGCTCCCTACGCCGACCGAACCAGCGAGCGCCACGGCACGCGCGTCCTCGCGCCGAGCACCGCTGCGCGCCTGCTCGACGCCCTCGCACCCAGACCCGACGAGCGCGCGCTGGTCGTCGGTGCCGGTGTGGGTTACACCGCTGCAGTGATCGCCGAGATCGTCGGCGCCACCGACACTCACGCGATCGATATCAACCGCCAGCTCGTCTACGAGGCGCGTTCGAACCTCTCGACCGCGGGCTACGACGAGGTGCTCGTCGACTGTCGCGACGGCGCGGACGGGCTGGCCGCCTACGCTCCCTACGACTGCATCCTGCTGGAAGCCGGCGCCGTCGAGCCGCCACGGGCGTTGCTCGAACAGCTGGCCCCGGACGGCCGGCTCGTCATGCCGCTTGGCGCGGGCACGCAGACGCTGTCGGTCGTCTCGAAGGACGGCGAGATCGAACGCCACGGCACCGTCGCCTTCCAGCCGATGCTGGTCGACGGCGAGTCCACCCACGAGATCGAACGCAATCGAACGCGTCGGGAAGACCAGGAGTTCGCCCGCAAACACGCCGAGTCCCGTCCCGGCTGGGAACAGGACTGGATCGACTGGGAAGACACGCGGCGGTAG
- the mutL gene encoding DNA mismatch repair endonuclease MutL, whose amino-acid sequence MAQQIRELDPTTVERIAAGEVVERPASVVKELVENSLDAEAGRVSVGVESGGTESIRVSDDGLGMDEDALRRAIEQHTTSKIRTIDDLEGGLATLGFRGEALHAIGAVSRMTITSRPREGASSGAEITVEGGDVGAVRPAGCPVGTTVEVEDLFYNVPARRKYLAQDATEFAHVNSVVTAYALANPDVAVTLEHDGREIFATAGRGNLTETVLDVYGREVAEAMIEIDGGALPDGPLESVSGLVSHPETNRASREYLSTYVNGRFVTADAVRDAVLDAYEGQLASDRYPFAVLFVEVNPALVDVNVHPRKMDVRFADSEGVSEQITAAVEDALRREGGLRSRAPRGRSAPEQTEITPGGESDGRSDDDRSVTDTDQQATSDAPSAMPSTDSNAPDGRSTDHDSGTLTADERVASDTRNATGRSASGSSDTREQPDVSESSDRGGEPTASGSSDMARQPDVSGPSDTSGRSASESSGHADDSATDGSDVADGDYGDANDPTPTVTATEQQRFGDADPAVESFDSLPSMRVLGQIRDSYIVAETDDGLVLIDQHAADERINYERLRERFLGETTTQVLADSVEIELTARESALFEQFTEALSRLGFQADRLDGRTIEVRTVPALIAESGGPELVRDVLSSFVERDSDGAETVEAVADELLSDLACYPSITANTAMTDGSVVSLLEELADCENPYACPHGRPVLIEIDAAEIQNRFERDYPGHP is encoded by the coding sequence ATGGCCCAGCAGATCCGGGAACTGGATCCGACGACCGTCGAGCGGATCGCGGCCGGCGAGGTCGTCGAGCGGCCGGCGTCGGTCGTCAAGGAACTGGTCGAGAACAGCCTCGACGCCGAGGCCGGTCGCGTCAGCGTCGGCGTCGAGAGCGGCGGCACCGAGTCGATCCGCGTCAGCGACGACGGACTCGGCATGGACGAGGACGCCCTCAGGCGCGCGATCGAGCAGCACACGACCTCGAAGATACGGACCATCGACGACCTGGAGGGTGGGCTCGCGACGCTGGGGTTCCGCGGCGAGGCGTTGCACGCCATCGGGGCCGTCTCGCGGATGACGATCACCTCCCGTCCGCGGGAGGGCGCTTCAAGCGGCGCGGAGATCACCGTCGAGGGTGGCGACGTTGGGGCGGTCCGGCCGGCGGGTTGTCCGGTCGGGACGACCGTCGAGGTCGAGGACCTGTTCTACAACGTTCCCGCGCGTCGGAAGTACCTCGCACAGGACGCGACGGAGTTCGCCCACGTCAACAGCGTCGTCACGGCCTACGCGCTCGCGAACCCCGACGTCGCCGTGACGCTGGAACACGACGGCCGGGAGATCTTCGCGACGGCCGGCCGCGGGAACCTCACCGAGACCGTCCTCGACGTGTACGGACGGGAGGTCGCCGAGGCGATGATCGAGATCGACGGCGGGGCCCTGCCCGACGGCCCGCTGGAATCGGTGTCGGGGCTGGTCAGCCATCCCGAGACAAACCGCGCGAGCCGCGAGTACCTCTCGACGTACGTAAACGGGCGGTTCGTCACCGCCGACGCCGTCCGCGATGCGGTGCTGGACGCCTACGAGGGGCAACTGGCGAGCGATCGCTACCCCTTCGCCGTCCTGTTCGTCGAAGTCAATCCCGCGCTGGTCGACGTCAACGTCCATCCCCGGAAGATGGACGTCAGATTCGCGGATAGCGAGGGCGTGAGCGAGCAGATCACCGCCGCCGTCGAGGACGCGCTGCGACGTGAGGGTGGACTGCGCTCGCGCGCGCCACGCGGTCGCTCGGCACCCGAGCAGACGGAGATCACACCCGGCGGCGAATCCGACGGTAGATCCGACGATGATCGGTCCGTGACCGATACCGACCAGCAAGCCACGAGCGACGCACCGAGCGCGATGCCGTCCACAGATTCGAACGCACCCGACGGTCGTTCGACGGACCACGATAGTGGGACACTCACCGCGGACGAACGCGTCGCATCCGACACCCGTAACGCGACGGGTCGATCCGCGTCCGGATCGAGCGACACGAGAGAGCAGCCTGACGTGTCCGAATCGAGTGACAGAGGCGGAGAGCCCACCGCATCCGGGTCGAGTGACATGGCCAGACAGCCCGACGTGTCCGGACCGAGCGACACGAGTGGTCGATCCGCGTCCGAATCCAGCGGTCACGCCGACGACTCTGCCACGGACGGGTCGGATGTAGCCGACGGCGACTACGGGGACGCGAACGATCCGACTCCGACAGTGACGGCGACCGAACAGCAGCGGTTCGGCGACGCCGACCCCGCGGTCGAGTCGTTCGATTCGCTGCCGTCGATGCGCGTGCTCGGGCAGATACGGGACAGCTACATCGTTGCCGAGACCGACGACGGGCTGGTGTTGATCGACCAGCACGCGGCCGACGAGCGGATCAACTACGAGCGACTCCGCGAGCGGTTCCTCGGCGAGACGACTACGCAGGTGCTCGCCGATTCCGTCGAGATCGAACTGACTGCCAGGGAGTCGGCGCTGTTCGAGCAGTTCACCGAGGCGCTGTCTCGGTTGGGATTCCAGGCCGATCGGCTCGACGGCCGGACGATCGAGGTGCGGACGGTCCCGGCGCTGATCGCCGAGAGCGGCGGCCCCGAACTCGTCAGGGACGTCCTCTCGTCGTTCGTCGAGCGTGATAGCGATGGGGCCGAAACCGTCGAAGCAGTCGCCGACGAACTCCTCTCCGATCTGGCCTGTTATCCGTCGATCACGGCTAACACCGCTATGACGGACGGGTCGGTCGTCTCGCTGCTGGAGGAACTGGCCGACTGTGAGAACCCCTATGCCTGTCCGCACGGCCGCCCGGTGTTGATCGAAATCGACGCCGCGGAGATACAGAACCGGTTCGAGCGTGACTATCCCGGTCACCCGTAG
- a CDS encoding sugar kinase, with translation MVELVTVGDTSLRLSPRGNERLETATDVRMHAAGTESNVAVAASRFGTDVVWLSKLPDTPLGRRVVSELHEHGIETQVGWSDEGRQGLSFYEPPCEPREAVRIHDRKRAAAETMSPGDLDMDLIQNASSVFVAGSTLALSETAAETGAAVLRAGASGDGVSALELDYRPELWSPAKARETLTGVFESVDVLFGSEDDVRTVLDRTGQARELAPTIAAEWDLQMVVLTRSEHGALVYHDGVIHDRDAIETDTVDDTGQHDAFIGAFLAILLDGGEPDTALSTAVATASLSRTIPGPLATVDQAEVDRLVDSIEQSGF, from the coding sequence ATGGTCGAACTGGTCACTGTCGGGGACACCTCCCTCAGACTGTCACCGCGGGGCAACGAGCGACTCGAAACGGCGACCGACGTCCGGATGCACGCGGCTGGAACGGAGAGCAACGTCGCCGTCGCTGCCAGTCGGTTCGGGACCGACGTGGTCTGGCTCTCGAAACTCCCCGACACGCCGCTGGGACGGCGTGTCGTTTCCGAACTCCACGAGCACGGCATCGAGACGCAGGTCGGGTGGAGCGACGAGGGACGACAGGGACTGTCCTTCTACGAGCCGCCGTGTGAGCCACGCGAGGCGGTCCGGATCCACGACCGCAAACGGGCGGCGGCCGAGACGATGTCCCCCGGCGATCTGGACATGGATCTGATCCAGAACGCTTCGAGCGTCTTCGTCGCCGGCAGCACGCTCGCGCTCTCGGAGACGGCCGCCGAGACCGGCGCGGCGGTGTTGCGAGCGGGCGCAAGCGGGGACGGCGTCTCCGCCCTGGAACTCGATTATCGCCCCGAACTGTGGTCACCGGCGAAGGCCAGGGAGACGTTGACGGGCGTTTTCGAGTCGGTCGACGTGCTGTTCGGCTCCGAAGACGACGTCCGGACGGTGCTCGATCGGACGGGCCAGGCGAGAGAACTCGCCCCGACCATCGCCGCGGAGTGGGACCTGCAGATGGTCGTGCTCACCCGCAGCGAGCACGGCGCGCTGGTCTATCACGACGGTGTCATCCACGACCGAGACGCGATCGAGACCGACACGGTCGACGATACGGGCCAACACGATGCGTTCATCGGCGCGTTCCTCGCGATACTGCTCGACGGCGGCGAACCGGACACGGCGCTGTCGACGGCCGTCGCGACCGCGTCGCTCTCCCGGACGATCCCCGGGCCACTGGCGACCGTCGATCAGGCGGAGGTCGACCGACTCGTCGATTCGATCGAGCAGAGCGGCTTCTGA
- a CDS encoding DUF7490 domain-containing protein: MKREYALIGAAVVVVVLTVLIALLVPGTLAEDERTEPVREGDLQLSEIRLTPGNVSEESATLTVTNWLSHGGGTSENVTVLVRAVDTDDELVKTRQRRSIDQLTGDRDDAVEVNVTVERSGGYRFETLVFVDGERRDTRSVTVDGLEGLEPASAKSGLQFHDFGSLFPTITYEVTTVDSNDVTLNATAFLTNRGDHSAEDLQLLVRARQGDSNVIADRAVTDINDVRPGRTGTPTVSLTVPDNYSYQLDAVLTRDDVIVDTAAAAANLDPTQTVKVNETTESIDLDVEDFVSDDQPNDEGRDTVESTTESGGGDGPGFGLVAGLAALLVSALAIRYSGGDQL, from the coding sequence GTGAAACGTGAATACGCACTCATCGGGGCGGCGGTGGTCGTGGTGGTCCTTACGGTCCTGATCGCCCTGCTCGTTCCGGGGACGCTGGCCGAGGACGAGCGAACGGAGCCAGTTCGGGAAGGGGACTTGCAACTGTCTGAGATCCGTCTCACGCCGGGGAACGTCTCCGAGGAGTCGGCGACGCTGACGGTGACCAACTGGCTGTCACACGGGGGCGGTACGTCGGAGAACGTCACGGTGCTCGTCCGTGCGGTCGACACGGACGACGAGCTGGTCAAGACCCGCCAGCGCCGGTCGATCGACCAGTTGACGGGCGACCGTGACGACGCGGTCGAGGTGAACGTGACTGTCGAGCGATCGGGCGGGTATCGCTTCGAGACGCTGGTCTTCGTCGATGGCGAACGCCGGGACACTCGGTCGGTCACGGTAGACGGACTTGAAGGGCTTGAACCCGCATCCGCCAAGTCTGGACTGCAATTCCACGACTTCGGATCGCTGTTCCCGACGATCACCTACGAGGTCACGACCGTCGACTCCAACGACGTGACGCTCAACGCGACGGCGTTCCTGACCAACCGTGGAGACCACTCGGCCGAGGATCTGCAACTTCTCGTCCGCGCTCGCCAGGGCGATTCGAACGTCATCGCTGACCGTGCTGTCACCGACATCAACGACGTGCGCCCCGGTCGAACGGGCACGCCGACGGTCAGTCTGACCGTACCGGACAACTACTCCTACCAACTGGACGCGGTGCTCACCCGCGACGATGTGATCGTCGACACCGCGGCTGCCGCGGCAAACCTTGATCCGACACAGACTGTCAAGGTGAACGAGACGACCGAATCGATCGACCTTGACGTCGAGGATTTCGTCAGTGACGACCAGCCAAACGACGAGGGTCGTGATACCGTGGAATCGACGACCGAATCCGGCGGCGGCGACGGTCCCGGATTCGGGCTCGTTGCCGGCCTCGCTGCGCTGCTCGTGAGTGCACTCGCCATCAGATACTCCGGGGGAGATCAACTATGA
- a CDS encoding metal-dependent hydrolase: MYRIGHQGVNLLLFAPAFAALALSGHAVLGLVGVVVVFSTASMPDIDIRLPLVSHRGITHTVWAAGALGVAVAIPVYYAGTAIASSVPELAVYDPVVLGSYTGGVVAFSMLGHLVGDLLTPMGIRPFAPLGRSYSLGLWTADSIANKALFGLGVVVLGGTAGVAFL; the protein is encoded by the coding sequence GTGTACCGGATTGGCCATCAGGGCGTCAACCTCCTGCTGTTTGCACCCGCCTTCGCAGCGCTCGCGCTGAGTGGACACGCCGTGCTCGGTCTTGTCGGCGTTGTGGTCGTCTTCAGTACGGCGTCGATGCCGGACATCGACATCCGGCTGCCGCTGGTCTCCCACCGTGGCATCACGCACACCGTCTGGGCGGCCGGTGCTCTCGGCGTTGCGGTGGCGATTCCGGTCTACTACGCCGGCACGGCCATCGCGTCGTCCGTCCCCGAACTCGCCGTCTACGATCCAGTGGTGCTGGGGTCCTACACCGGCGGTGTCGTGGCGTTTTCGATGCTGGGTCATCTGGTCGGGGATCTGCTGACGCCGATGGGGATCCGACCGTTCGCGCCGCTCGGGCGGTCGTACTCACTCGGGCTCTGGACTGCTGACTCGATCGCCAACAAGGCGCTGTTCGGCCTCGGCGTGGTCGTACTCGGCGGGACTGCCGGTGTCGCATTCCTCTAG